A genomic window from Tolypothrix sp. PCC 7910 includes:
- a CDS encoding TldD/PmbA family protein, translating to MPTKLADAQNLLSDLIARYSSYVDYLMIRLEEAEGTDILLRGDKVETLSEGISIGGHIRACYKGGWGLSCFNQLSTITARIEEAIAAARMVGDEETILAPIEPVQAICSLPLTGTDPRKISLSQKKELCDRYSELLKSVDPRISTTSVRYGDSSQKIILATSEGTFIEQSWVDMEMRFAATARNGETVQTGRETTGSRKGYEDLTNLDAQVKNAAQRAIAALALPSVKGNTYTVVIDPILTGLFVHEAFGHLSEADMAYENPDLLEVMTIGRRFGPEELQIFDGAAPPGHRGSYFYDDEGTPATTTQLIKDGVLVGRLHSRETAGKLEELPTGNARCLNYHFMPIVRMTNTWIERGKTPVADLFSHIKEGVYARNWLGGMTNGEMFTFSAGEAWMIRNGKIAEPVRDVTLSGNVFQTLADIEAIGNDFYWDESGGCGKGGQNGLPVGCGGPSLRIRDVVVGGEA from the coding sequence ATGCCGACTAAACTTGCTGATGCACAAAATTTGCTTTCTGACTTAATCGCCCGCTACTCATCTTATGTGGATTATTTGATGATCCGCCTGGAAGAAGCAGAAGGTACTGATATCTTATTACGTGGCGATAAAGTAGAAACACTGAGCGAGGGTATCTCCATTGGTGGACATATTCGCGCTTGTTATAAAGGTGGGTGGGGTTTAAGCTGCTTTAATCAGCTTTCGACAATTACAGCACGGATTGAAGAAGCGATCGCAGCTGCACGAATGGTGGGAGATGAAGAAACCATACTAGCCCCCATTGAGCCAGTACAAGCAATATGCAGCCTACCCTTAACAGGAACAGATCCGCGGAAAATTTCTCTGAGTCAGAAAAAAGAATTGTGCGATCGCTATTCTGAGTTACTCAAAAGTGTTGATCCTCGAATTAGTACTACTTCAGTACGCTACGGTGATAGTTCTCAAAAAATTATCCTGGCTACCTCAGAAGGTACATTTATCGAGCAATCTTGGGTAGATATGGAAATGCGCTTCGCCGCAACTGCTAGAAACGGCGAAACTGTACAAACAGGTAGGGAAACTACCGGTTCTCGTAAAGGCTATGAAGACTTAACCAATTTAGACGCACAAGTTAAGAATGCAGCGCAAAGAGCGATCGCAGCTTTAGCTCTACCGTCAGTTAAAGGCAATACTTATACTGTAGTCATTGACCCCATACTAACTGGTTTGTTTGTTCATGAAGCTTTTGGTCATCTTTCGGAAGCAGATATGGCTTACGAAAACCCCGATTTATTGGAAGTCATGACCATCGGACGGAGATTTGGCCCAGAAGAACTGCAAATTTTTGATGGTGCTGCGCCTCCAGGACATCGTGGTAGCTATTTTTACGATGATGAAGGTACACCAGCCACAACTACCCAACTCATCAAAGATGGGGTTTTGGTAGGCAGGTTACATTCCCGTGAAACCGCAGGCAAATTAGAGGAATTACCTACAGGCAATGCACGTTGTCTTAATTATCACTTTATGCCCATTGTGCGGATGACAAACACCTGGATTGAACGGGGTAAAACACCAGTTGCAGACTTATTTAGCCACATTAAAGAAGGAGTATATGCCCGTAATTGGCTAGGTGGAATGACAAATGGCGAAATGTTTACCTTTAGCGCTGGCGAAGCATGGATGATTAGAAATGGCAAAATTGCTGAACCTGTGCGTGATGTCACACTTTCAGGTAACGTTTTCCAAACCTTAGCTGATATTGAAGCCATTGGTAATGACTTTTACTGGGATGAATCTGGTGGTTGTGGTAAAGGTGGACAAAATGGCTTACCTGTAGGTTGTGGTGGCCCAAGTTTGCGAATTCGGGAT
- a CDS encoding ATP-dependent Clp protease proteolytic subunit, giving the protein MPIGVPKVPYRMPGGQFTDWISIYDRLYRERIIFLGRDIDDEIANQIIAVMLYLDSEDPGKDIYLYINSPGGMVTSGLAIYDTMQHIKSDVVTICVGLAASMGSFLLAAGTKGKRMALPHSRIMIHQPSGGTRGQATDIEIEAREILRIRNQLNQIYANNTGQTLAKIEKDMDRDFFMSAAEAKEYGLIDRVIEERP; this is encoded by the coding sequence ATGCCTATAGGTGTTCCTAAAGTTCCTTACCGGATGCCCGGCGGACAATTTACTGATTGGATCAGTATCTACGATCGCCTGTACCGGGAAAGAATTATTTTCTTGGGGCGTGACATTGATGACGAAATAGCCAACCAAATTATTGCCGTTATGCTATACCTGGATTCCGAAGATCCAGGTAAGGATATTTACTTGTACATCAATTCCCCTGGTGGTATGGTCACCTCAGGCTTGGCGATATATGATACCATGCAACACATCAAATCAGATGTGGTAACAATTTGCGTTGGTTTAGCCGCTTCTATGGGTTCTTTCCTGTTGGCAGCTGGCACCAAGGGCAAACGCATGGCATTGCCTCATTCACGGATTATGATTCACCAACCTTCTGGTGGCACCCGTGGACAAGCAACCGATATCGAAATTGAAGCTAGAGAGATTCTGCGGATTCGTAACCAGCTCAATCAGATTTATGCCAACAACACAGGTCAAACTCTAGCCAAAATTGAAAAAGACATGGATCGTGACTTTTTCATGTCTGCCGCAGAAGCGAAAGAATACGGTTTAATTGACCGTGTGATTGAAGAACGTCCGTAA
- a CDS encoding J domain-containing protein: MDLGDCYRVLGLRSGASFADIKTSYRRLAQQYHPDINPDDNQAKEKFIALTEAYKFLLTVVIPEDTAGEYSRQPPVTAGEATKATSQQTVKAPATSVRTPKPSAAPKPPSVTAIEQRLKWKTYEQLQRFLKEKRFPQAIALAEALADRLPDDAEVRQWQAIAYQLWGRVLIDQHQVLKARIYLKKALKTDPNNKALWNEVQRDFQRLDQIF, encoded by the coding sequence ATGGATCTTGGAGATTGCTACCGTGTATTGGGTTTAAGATCGGGAGCCTCTTTTGCCGACATCAAAACGTCTTACAGACGATTGGCGCAGCAATATCATCCTGATATCAATCCAGATGACAACCAAGCTAAAGAAAAGTTTATTGCCTTAACCGAGGCTTACAAATTCCTGTTGACGGTAGTAATACCAGAGGATACAGCTGGCGAATATTCGCGTCAGCCGCCAGTAACTGCGGGTGAAGCAACAAAGGCAACTTCTCAGCAAACAGTGAAGGCACCAGCAACTTCGGTAAGAACACCAAAGCCGTCAGCTGCACCAAAGCCACCTAGCGTCACTGCTATAGAACAGCGGCTTAAATGGAAGACTTATGAGCAGTTGCAGCGCTTTTTAAAAGAAAAAAGATTTCCCCAAGCGATCGCCCTTGCGGAAGCTTTGGCAGATCGTTTACCAGACGATGCAGAAGTTCGCCAGTGGCAAGCGATAGCTTATCAACTTTGGGGAAGAGTGCTAATTGATCAACATCAAGTGTTGAAGGCCAGAATTTATCTGAAAAAAGCTTTAAAAACTGACCCCAACAATAAAGCTTTGTGGAATGAGGTGCAACGCGATTTCCAGCGCTTAGATCAGATTTTTTAA
- a CDS encoding universal stress protein, whose amino-acid sequence MTNDQQIKPIVWVHGDCLSPYNPALQKYPDVPAIWVWDDALIEEWQLSLKRLTFIYECLLELPVEIRRGNVAQEILTFAQEHNANLVVTVTSPSPRFADICKLVKSSLAMEVLEVEPFFDYDGYIDLKRFSRYWKVAQKYVCD is encoded by the coding sequence ATGACAAATGACCAACAGATTAAACCAATTGTTTGGGTGCATGGAGACTGTCTCAGTCCCTACAATCCTGCACTACAAAAATACCCGGATGTGCCAGCTATTTGGGTTTGGGACGACGCTTTAATAGAAGAATGGCAACTGAGTCTGAAACGCCTCACCTTTATCTACGAATGTTTGCTAGAGTTACCTGTAGAAATTCGCCGTGGTAACGTGGCTCAAGAAATTTTAACCTTCGCCCAAGAGCATAATGCCAATTTAGTTGTGACAGTCACTAGTCCCAGTCCCCGCTTTGCTGATATCTGCAAGTTAGTGAAATCGTCTTTAGCAATGGAAGTGCTAGAGGTAGAACCATTTTTTGATTACGACGGCTATATTGACCTGAAGCGCTTCTCACGCTACTGGAAAGTCGCCCAGAAGTATGTTTGTGACTAG
- a CDS encoding MoaD/ThiS family protein, which translates to MSNSSISITVKLFAAYQEAYGTSELVLELPNGAPVKAVCDRLISERPELKQFRDITRYGINLIFVEPDTPLQNGDEVVLIPPVSGG; encoded by the coding sequence ATGTCAAATTCTTCTATCAGTATAACCGTCAAGCTATTTGCTGCTTATCAAGAAGCGTATGGGACATCAGAACTAGTATTAGAATTGCCCAACGGTGCGCCTGTGAAAGCAGTATGCGATCGCTTAATTAGCGAACGTCCAGAACTAAAGCAATTTCGAGATATCACCCGCTATGGGATTAATCTTATATTTGTGGAACCAGATACCCCTCTTCAAAATGGTGATGAAGTGGTATTAATTCCCCCTGTTAGCGGTGGTTAA